In a single window of the uncultured Erythrobacter sp. genome:
- a CDS encoding NADPH:quinone oxidoreductase family protein → MKAIRTHAIGGPETLTLDEVETPTPGKGEVLVAVKACAINYPDGLIIRDMYQFKPQRPFSPGGEISGVIEALGEGVEGFAVGDRVLAGIGNGGLAEKIVVPSGRMFAVPDGVQFEKAASLLMTYGTTIHGLKDRGHIKAGDTVLILGAAGGVGLSAIELAKAFGARVVAAVSSEAKGEVARTAGADEVVIYPREAMDKDASKALAEAFKKACGPDGANIVYDIVGGQYSEPALRAIAWEGRFLVVGFPAGIAKMPLNLTLLKSCDICGVFWGAFTAREPEAFHAQVNELFDLMKAGKIDPLVSETFPLARAGDAIAKLEAREAVGKLVVTMD, encoded by the coding sequence ATGAAAGCCATTCGCACCCACGCTATTGGTGGGCCTGAAACGCTGACCCTCGACGAGGTCGAGACCCCCACTCCCGGCAAGGGCGAAGTGCTGGTCGCGGTCAAGGCCTGCGCGATCAACTATCCCGACGGGTTGATCATCCGCGATATGTACCAGTTCAAGCCGCAGCGCCCCTTTTCGCCCGGCGGTGAGATTTCGGGCGTGATCGAAGCGCTCGGCGAAGGCGTCGAAGGCTTTGCGGTCGGTGACCGGGTGCTGGCCGGGATCGGCAATGGCGGTCTCGCCGAAAAGATCGTGGTGCCCTCTGGCCGGATGTTCGCGGTGCCGGACGGCGTGCAGTTCGAAAAGGCGGCGAGCCTGCTGATGACCTACGGCACCACGATCCACGGGCTGAAGGATCGCGGCCATATCAAGGCGGGCGACACTGTCTTGATCCTTGGTGCTGCGGGCGGCGTTGGTCTTTCCGCCATCGAACTGGCCAAGGCTTTCGGCGCGCGCGTGGTTGCCGCCGTCTCGTCCGAGGCCAAGGGTGAAGTCGCCCGCACAGCCGGAGCCGACGAGGTCGTGATCTACCCGCGCGAGGCGATGGACAAGGACGCGTCAAAGGCGCTGGCCGAGGCCTTCAAGAAGGCTTGCGGCCCGGATGGTGCGAACATCGTCTATGACATCGTCGGCGGGCAGTATTCCGAGCCTGCCCTGCGCGCCATCGCCTGGGAAGGCCGCTTCCTCGTCGTCGGCTTCCCCGCCGGGATCGCCAAGATGCCGCTCAACCTCACCCTGCTGAAGTCCTGCGACATCTGCGGCGTGTTCTGGGGCGCCTTCACCGCGCGTGAGCCTGAGGCCTTCCATGCGCAGGTGAACGAGCTGTTCGACCTGATGAAGGCCGGCAAAATCGACCCGCTGGTCAGCGAGACCTTCCCCCTCGCCCGCGCAGGCGACGCCATCGCCAAGCTCGAAGCGCGCGAGGCCGTGGGCAAGCTTGTCGTGACGATGGATTAG
- the grxD gene encoding Grx4 family monothiol glutaredoxin, translating to MSDANSRISDLVTSNDVVLFMKGTPLFPQCGFSSKAIAILDHLGVAFESVDVLQDMEVRQGIKAFSDWPTIPQLYVKGEFIGGSDIMMEMFEAGELQQLMDQSGVAKV from the coding sequence ATGTCCGACGCCAATTCCCGTATCTCCGATCTTGTCACCAGCAATGACGTCGTCTTGTTCATGAAGGGGACGCCGCTGTTCCCCCAATGCGGCTTTTCCAGCAAGGCCATTGCCATCCTCGACCACCTCGGCGTGGCGTTTGAAAGCGTCGACGTGTTGCAGGACATGGAAGTCCGTCAGGGCATCAAGGCCTTCTCCGACTGGCCGACCATCCCGCAGCTTTACGTGAAGGGCGAATTCATCGGCGGCAGCGACATCATGATGGAGATGTTCGAAGCGGGCGAATTGCAGCAGCTGATGGACCAAAGCGGTGTTGCTAAGGTTTGA
- the leuD gene encoding 3-isopropylmalate dehydratase small subunit, with the protein MQPLTRVEGRAIPLGLKNVDTDIIIPAKWLKTISRDGLGAGAFEVLREEPGNVFDDPAYKGAPILIAGDNYGCGSSREHAAWAMLDLGIRVVIAPSFSDIHSGNAVKNGILPVVLPQDAVDRLLEVAREGLAICIDLEAQTVTTPYQDRFTFDIDPFRKHCLLNGLDEVGLTMARGEAIGGFEASRTAGQPWLMRGTAA; encoded by the coding sequence ATGCAACCGCTGACCCGCGTCGAAGGCCGCGCCATCCCGCTCGGCCTCAAGAACGTCGATACCGACATCATCATTCCGGCCAAGTGGCTCAAGACCATCAGCCGCGACGGGCTTGGCGCAGGCGCGTTCGAGGTGCTGCGGGAAGAGCCTGGCAATGTCTTCGACGATCCCGCCTACAAAGGCGCGCCGATCCTGATCGCGGGCGACAATTATGGCTGCGGGTCGAGCCGCGAGCACGCGGCTTGGGCGATGCTCGACCTTGGCATCCGCGTGGTCATCGCGCCGAGCTTTTCCGACATCCATTCGGGGAACGCTGTGAAGAACGGCATCTTGCCGGTGGTGCTGCCGCAGGACGCGGTGGACCGGCTGCTGGAAGTGGCGCGTGAGGGGCTCGCAATCTGCATCGACCTTGAGGCGCAGACTGTAACCACCCCCTATCAGGACCGCTTCACCTTCGACATCGACCCTTTCCGTAAGCACTGTCTGCTGAACGGCTTGGACGAGGTCGGGCTGACGATGGCGCGGGGAGAGGCCATCGGCGGCTTCGAGGCGAGCCGCACCGCCGGTCAGCCGTGGCTGATGCGCGGCACCGCCGCCTGA
- a CDS encoding DUF1476 domain-containing protein, with amino-acid sequence MTDFKDRERAEEAKFALDNDTAFRIAARRNRLLGEWAAGLMKLTPEETDAYRKAVVQADFEESGDEDVVRKLLGDLTAAQSDVSEADIRAKLEEMTVEARRQLFGEV; translated from the coding sequence ATGACCGACTTCAAGGATCGCGAACGCGCCGAGGAAGCCAAGTTCGCGCTCGACAATGACACCGCCTTCCGCATCGCCGCGCGCCGCAACCGCCTGCTGGGCGAATGGGCAGCCGGCTTGATGAAGCTCACCCCGGAAGAAACCGACGCCTATCGCAAGGCGGTGGTGCAGGCCGATTTCGAGGAGTCGGGCGATGAGGATGTGGTGCGCAAGCTGCTCGGCGATCTGACCGCGGCGCAGTCCGATGTCAGCGAAGCCGACATCCGGGCCAAGCTGGAAGAAATGACCGTCGAAGCCCGGCGCCAACTGTTCGGCGAGGTCTAA
- a CDS encoding BolA/IbaG family iron-sulfur metabolism protein: protein MPMSAAAIEEAILAALPGATVELTDLAGDDDHWAATVTAPQFAGLSRVAQHKLVYAAFGGRMGGELHALQVTTVVPT, encoded by the coding sequence ATGCCGATGTCCGCTGCGGCGATCGAAGAGGCCATCCTTGCCGCGCTGCCCGGCGCGACAGTTGAACTGACCGATCTTGCCGGGGATGATGACCACTGGGCGGCCACCGTCACCGCGCCGCAATTCGCCGGTCTCAGCCGCGTGGCGCAGCACAAACTGGTCTATGCCGCGTTTGGCGGACGCATGGGCGGGGAACTGCACGCCTTGCAAGTCACCACTGTGGTCCCCACGTAA
- a CDS encoding isopropylmalate isomerase → MTDKPKSNTTRNAAIAAAGAIGSAAIAAALLYTNKRKKKPNEPTQPGAIPSGEPPQTD, encoded by the coding sequence ATGACCGACAAGCCCAAATCGAACACCACCCGCAACGCCGCGATTGCTGCTGCCGGTGCCATCGGATCGGCAGCCATTGCTGCCGCGCTGCTCTACACGAACAAGCGCAAGAAAAAGCCGAACGAGCCGACGCAGCCCGGGGCGATTCCGTCGGGCGAGCCGCCGCAAACAGATTGA